Genomic segment of Sphingomicrobium marinum:
TCGGTCACTCGGCGGCCTCCGCAAAGTCTTCACCGTGCACCAGCTCCGCCGAGCAGCGCTGCATCGTCGGGCTCGCGCGGCAGATCGCGTTCGTTAGATAGAAATCGGCGATCGGACAGCCCAACGCACCGTCCTTCGCGACCTCAAGCTTGGGCAATGCGAAGTCCATTGCAATGATCTCGCCATCGTCCACACCAAGCTCGGGATGATCGGCAATCATCGCTGCACGCAGCTGATGGAAGTTGTCGAATTTCAATGGTTTACCGGTTTTCTCTGAGACGGCGCGGAAGATGCTCCAGTCCTCGCGGGCATCGCCCGGCGCGAACACGGCCTTCTCGCCCCGCTGCACGCGGCCCTCGATATTGACGTAGGTGCCGTGCTTTTCGGCATAGCTTGCGCCCGGCAGCACGAGGTCGGCCAAAGCCGCGCCTTTGTCGCCATGATGCCCGACATAGACCTTGAACGCCTTGGGGAAGGCGTCGGCGGAAACTTCGTCCGCGCCCAGCATCAGCACCAGCTTGGGCTTGGCCGCGATCACGTCGGCAAGACCGCCGGGCTGCGCATAGCCCAGCATCAGCCCCGCCAACCGCGATGCCGCGGTGTGGAGGACGTTATAGCCGTTCCAGCCATCCTTGATGACGCCCAGCGTCGCGGCAGCAGCCTGCGCCGTGCCCTGCGCACCCGCAGCCAGCACCGCCGGTCCGACGATCATGACGGGCTTTTCGGCGCCCGCGAAGGCTTTGGTGACGGCCTTGGGCAGCTTGGCAAGCGCCTCGACGCCCTCGCCCACCCATTCGACCGGGTAGGTGAGTTCGACCTGCGGACCGATAGCAAACACCTTGGCGCCGCGGCGTACGGCCTTGCGCACACGCGTGTTCACGAGGCTCGCTTCCCAGCGCAGGTTCGAACCCGCGATGAGGATGACATCGGCATTCTCGATCTCGGCGATCGGCGTGTTGAAGCGCACCGCGCCAAGGTTGCTGACGTCATAGTCGAGGCCCGTCTGACGGCCTTCGAACATCGTGCCCTTCTGCGCGCTCAGCAGCGCCTTGGCGGCATACATCGTCTCGGCATCGACGAGGTCACCGGCAATCGCCGCGACCTTGCTTTTCGCCGCACCCAGCTGGTCGGCGAAAATCGTCAGCGCTTCGTCCCAGCCCGCTTCGCGCAGCTTGCCGTTCTCGCGCACCCACGGGCGATCGAGGCGGCCGCGTACTAGCGCGTCGACATGGTGGCGCGTCTTGTCGTGCGCCCATTCCTCGTTCACCGCGTCGTTGATGCGCGGCAGGATGCGCAGCACCTGGCGACCGCGCACGTCCATGCGGATATTGGTGCCGACCGCGTCCATGACGTCGATCCCCGGCACCTTCTTCATCTCCCACGGCCGCGCCTGGAACGCGTAGGGCTTGGAGAGCAGCGCGCCGACAGGGCACAGATCGACCACATTGCCCGACAGCTCGGTCGCGACCGCACTTTCGAGGAAGGTCGTAATTTCCGCATCCTCGCCGCGGAAATACATGCCCATGTCGTTGGTGCCTGCCACTTCCTCGGTAAAGCGCACGCAGCGGGTGCACTGGATGCAGCGTGTCATCGCCGTCTTGACGATGGGGCCCATATACTTGTCGTCGACCGCGCGCTTATTCTCGTCAAAGCGCGAATAGCCGCGGCCATAGCTCATCGCCTGGTCCTGCAGGTCGCATTCGCCGCCCTGGTCGCAGATCGGGCAATCGAGCGGGTGATTGATGAGGAGAAACTCCATCACCCCTTCGCGCGCCTTCTTGACCATCGGCGTATCGGTGCGGATTTCCTGGCCATCGGCAGCGGGGAGCGCGCAGCTCGCTTGCGGCTTGGGCGGCCCCGGCTTCACCTCGACGAGGCACATCCGGCAATTGCCCGCGATGGACAGGCGCTCATGATAGCAGAAACGCGGGATTTCCTTGCCCGCAAGCTCGCACGCCTGCAGCACAGTCGCGCCCTGCGGGACCTCCAGTTCGACGCCGTCTACGGTGAGTTTAGGCATTATTCGGCGGCCTCCAGTTCATCGCCATGCTCCGCGATGCGGCGCTCCATTTCGGGGCGGAAGTGGCGGATCAGGCCCTGGATCGGCCAGGCCGCGGCATCGCCGAGCGCGCAGATGGTGTGGCCTTCGACCTGCTTGGTGACGTCTAGCAAGCGATCGATCGTGCCCGGCGCGACATCGCCCGTGCGTAGCTTTTCCATCGTGCGCCACATCCAGCCCGTGCCTTCGCGGCATGGCGTGCACTGGCCGCAGCTTTCATGCTTGTAAAAGTACGAGATCCGGCTGATCGCCTTCACGATATCGGTGGATTTATCCATCACGATCACCGCCGCCGTGCCAAGGCCGCTGCCCTGCTCCTTGAGGCCGTCGAAATCCATCGGGCAGTCCATGATGTCCTTGGCCGGCACCAGCGGGACCGAGCTGCCGCCCGGGATCACCGCGAGGAGATTGTCCCACCCGCCGGTAATGCCACCGCAATGCTTCTCGATCAGCTCGCGGAAAGGAATGCTCATCGCTTCCTCAACCACGCAGGGCTTTTCGACATGGCCCGAAATCTGGAACAGCTTGGTGCCCGCATTATTCTCGCGCCCGAAGCTCTTGAACCACTCCGCCCCGCGGCGAAGGATCGTCGGCACGACTGCAATGCTCTCGACATTGTTGACCGTCGTCGGGCAGCCATAAAGGCCCGCGCCCGCCGGGAATGGCGGCTTGAGGCGCGGCTGGCCCTTCTTGCCCTCGAGACTTTCGAGCATCGCGGTTTCTTCACCGCAGATATAGGCGCCCGCGCCGCGGTGCAGGAACAGGTCGAAATCATAGCCCGAGCCCGCGGCATTCTTGCCCAGTAGGCCGGCTTCATAGGCTTCGTCGATCGCGCGCTGCATGGCGATCGCTTCCTGGATATATTCGCCGCGAATATAGATGTAGGCCGCGCGCGCTCGCATCGCGAAGCTGGAGAGCAACGCGCCCTCGATCAACTTGTGCGGATCGTGGCGGATGATTTCGCGATCCTTGCACGAACCGGGTTCGGATTCATCGGCATTGATGACGAGGAAGTTGGGACGACCCGGCGTCGGCTCCTTGGGCATGAAGCCCCACTTCACGCCGGTCGGGAAGCCTGCGCCGCCGCGACCGCGAAGCCCGCTGTCCTTGACCATCTCGATGATGGTGTCTTGGCCCAGCTCCATCAGCTTGGCCGTATTGTCCCAATCGCCGCGCATCTGCGCCGCCTTAAGCCACGGCTCCTGAAAGCCATAGACATTGGTGAAGATCCGATCCTTGTCGGTGAGAGAGGTGATGCCGCTCACTACTTCTTCTCCAACAACTTGGTCGCGCCAAGATAGACGCCGGCGGCCAGCGCCACCCCGATCAGCAGGCCGAACAGGTTCTTGAGGATCGAAAAGGTCAGCGCGATGATGATGACACCGGCAATGATCTTGATTGCAGTCTGCATCACCACTGCCCCCGATAGTCGTAATTGCGTTCGGCCATCTTCTTGAGGCTCGTCGGGCCGCCTTCGGGGCAGCTCGCCTGGCGACCGGTCTGCGACCCGGTCTTGGGCTCCTGCCCTGCCGCCAGCGCATCGAGGATCGCGCCCGCGCTCTCGGCGGTCAGGTCCTCATAATTGTCGTCGTTAATCTGGAACATCGGCGCATTGGCGCAGGTGCCCATGCACTCGACCTCGGTCAGCGTGAACAGGCCATCCTCGGTGGTGTGCCCGCGCTCCATCCCGCGCGCCTGGCAGGCCTCGATGATGCTTTCCGCGCCGCGAAGCATGCAGGGCGTCGTGCCGCACACCTGGACATGATATCTGCCGACGGGGACGAGGTTATACATGGTGTAGAAGCTCGCCACTTCCATGACGCGCACCACCGGCATGTCGAGCGATTTGGCGACAAATTCGATCACCGGCACGGGCAGCCAGCCCTGCGTATCGGTCATCCGCCCGACCTGGCGCTGCGCAAGATCGAGGAACGGCAGGCAGGCCGATGCTTGGCGACCGGCGGGATATTTCGCGAGGATCTTGTCAGCCTCGGCCTGGGCAACATCGTCCCAGGTAAACCCGCCCCATTGCGCACGCAGTTCCGGCGTATCGGCGGCAAAATGACGATTAGCCATGAGATTTAGCCTTCTTTGGCTTTGGGCTCAGAATGCCATAAATAAGGACCGCTACTGCGAAAATGAGTACTCCATGCCGATCCAGAAACCCGTGCGTAGACTCGGGAAGCAGTGAGTGCATGACCAAGCCGGCAAAGATGAAGAGCGCCGCTCTGATTACTTCGTCGAACGTAATGCTCACCGATCACACTCCCCGAAGACGACATCGATCGCGCTGAGCACCGCGGTGGTGTCGGCGAGCATGTGGCCTTTCATCATGAAATCCATCGCCTGCAGGTGGCTGAACGCGGTCGGCCGGATCTTGCAGCGATAGGGTTTGTTGGTGCCGTCGGCGACGAGGTAGACGCCGAATTCGCCCTTGGGGCTTTCGGTGGCGACATACACTTCGCCCGCGGGCACGTGATAGCCCTCGGTGTAGAGCTTGAAGTGGTGGATCAGCGCCTCCATCGACTGCTTCATCTCGCCGCGTTTGGGCGGGAACACCTTGCGGTCGAGGCTGCCGATGGGGCCCGAAGGCATTTCGGCTAGGCACTGGCGCATGATGCGCGCCGATTGGCGCACTTCTTCGACGCGGACCATGAAGCGATCGTAGCAATCGCCCTTGGTGCCAACGGGCACGTCGAAATCCATGCGGTCATAGACCTCGTACGGCTGCGACTTCCGCAGGTCCCACGGAATGCCGCTGGCGCGGATCATCGGGCCGCTAAAGCCCCAGGCCAGCGCGTCTTCCTTGCTGACCACGCCGATATCGACGTTGCGCTGCTTGAAGATGCGGTTGTCGGCGACGAGGCTGATCGCGTCCTCGAACAGCGGCATCCGCTTGTCGAGGAAGTCGCTAATCTCCGCCAGCACCTTCTCGGGGATGTCCTGGTGGACCCCGCCGACGCGGAAATAGTTGGCGTGCATGCGCGCGCCCGACACGGCTTCGTAAAGCTGCATCGTGTCTTCGCGCACTTCGAACAGCCACAGGTTGGGCGTCATCGCGCCCACGTCCATCACGTGGCTACCGAGGTTGAGCATGTGGTTGGAGATGCGCGTCAGCTCCGCCATCAGCACGCGGATATATTGCGCGCGCAGCGGCACCTCGATGCCGAGCAGCTTTTCCACCGCCAGCACGTAGCTGTGCTCCATGCACATGGGTGAGCAATAATCGAGCCGATCGAAATAAGGCAGCGCCTGCGCATAGGTCTTGTATTCGATCAGCTTTTCGGTGCCGCGGTGGAGCAGCCCGACATGCGGATCGACACGCTCGACGATCTCGCCGTCAAGCTCCATGATCAGGCGCAGCACGCCGTGCGCGGCCGGATGCTGCGGTCCGAAGTTGATCGTGTAGTTGCTGATCGTCTCGTCACCAGCCGTGTTGGGCTGGTCGAGATCGACGCCTTCGGCATCGGGAAACGTCTGGATTTCGACCTTGGTCGTCATTTCAGGTCCTCATCCGTCTTGCTTGCCGCTCCGCGGCCCTTGCGCGCATCGGCGGGCGCATCCTCGCGCGTTTCGGGCGCGGGGGTGTCGGTCATCTTGCCCCCGGCATGGTCGGCCTTATCGGCAACGCTGTCGCGCGCTTCTTCCTTGGCTTCCTTGTTGGTCGGCTCACCGGCTCCGGTGTCCGAAGGCTTCTCGGTCGTCTTGGGATCGCCCGGCCCGGCTTCGGCCTTTACCTTGGGCGGTTCGTGCTTATCGGCGGGCGTGGGTGCGCCCGGCGCCTGCCCTTCGGCCTTTTCATCGCCCGGCAGGCGATACTCGGGGCCTTCCCACGGCATCAGGAAGTCGAACGTGCGGAAATCCTGCGGCAGCTTTACCGGTTCGTAGACGACGCGCTTTTCCTCTTCCGAATAGCGCAGCTCAACATAGCCGGTCATCGGGAAGTCCTTGCGCAGCGGATAGCCTTCGAACCCGTAATCGGTGAGGATGCGGCGCAAGTCGGGGTTGCCCGCGAAGTTGACGCCGTACATGTCGAAGACTTCGCGTTCGAGCCAGCCGGCGACCGGCCATAGCTCGACCAGCGAGGGCACCGGCGTGTCTTCGTCGGCCAGCACCTTCAGCCGCAGGCGATGGTTATGCGTCACGCTCAAGAGGTGGTAATTCACCTCGAAACGTTCGGCGCGCTCGGGATAGTCGACGCCCGCGATTTCCATCAACTGCTGGTAGCCAAATTTGCCCTTGGCGGTGTTGGCGGCAGCGACGAGGCCATCGCGCGTGACCGTGACGGTCAGCTCGTGCGCGTCGTGCTTGGACGACACGAACGCACCGCCGATCGCCTTTTCGTAGGCTTCGGCAAACCCGTCACGCGGCTTGATCTTGGGGAAGCTCATCGCTCGATCGTCCCCTCGCGGCGGATCTTACGCTGAAGCTGGAGGATGCCGTAGAGCAGCGCTTCGGCGGTCGGCGGGCAGCCCGGCACGTAGATGTCGACCGGCACGATGCGATCGCACCCGCGCACGACGCTATAACTATAATGATAATAGCCACCGCCATTGGCGCATGAGCCCATGCTGATGACATATTTGGGCTCGCTCATCTGGTCGTAGACCTTGCGCAGCGCCGGGGCCATCTTGTTGCACAGCGTTCCCGCGACGATCATCACGTCGCTCTGGCGCGGGGAGGCGCGCGGCGCCACGCCAAAGCGTTCGAGATCGTAGCGCGGCATGTTGACGTGAATCATCTCGACCGCGCAGCAGGCCAGGCCGAAGGTCATCCACCACAGCGAACCGGTGCGCGCCCAGGTGAACAGGTCTTCCAGGCTCGCGACCGCGAAACCCTTTTCGTCCAGCTCGGCCTGCATGGCTTCCAGCTTGGCGCGAGTTTCGGGATCGAGATTGCCCGGCACCAACCCCTTGGCGCGCGCGATTTCCTCTTCGGTGGGAAGCGGGTTGCGCTCGGCGTCGAGGATTACTCCCATTCCAGCGCTCCCTTCTGCCACGCATAGACAAGGCCGAGCGTCAGTTCGGTAAGGAAGATCATCATCGCGATCCAGCTGGCCCAGCCAACGCCCATCAGGCTGACCGCCCACGGGAAGAGGAAGGCGACTTCGAGGTCGAAGATGATGAAAAGGATGGCGACGAGATAGAAACGCACGTCGAACTGGTCGCGGCTGTCTTCGAACGCAGGAAAACCGCACTCATATTCGCTCAGCTTTGCGGGATCGGGCTTATGGGCACCGGTGAGGCGCGAAATCGCCATCGGTGCGCCCACGAATATCAGCGAAAAGACGATCGCGACCCCCAGAAACATCAGGATCGGCAGATAGTCTGTGGCTACGTCGGCCAAGTTTTTCCTCCCGAGGCAAAAGCCCTCACTTGCGCGCGTCTCTAGGACAGCCATCGCCCCCTATCAACCGCCTAAAGTGCGGTATTTCGGGCAAATGCCGGACATTCGCGCTTGCCCCGCTTCATCCGTGCTGCGAAACGGGTTTGTCAACATGGCCAGGTGCCCGCGATCAAGCGACGAGGTCGGCTGCCAGATGGTTGGAGAAAGTCATGATCTTATCGCTCGCTGCCGCGCTCGCCCTCCAGGCCGGGGCATCTGTAGATCCCGCCGATCCCGCCACCGTCATCGCTGCCCTGCAGGAACGTGGCTATCGCGCTGAAATGAGCCAGGACGGTGCCGGCGATCCGATGGTGCTGAGCTCTGACAGCGGCATCAATTTCGCCGTGATTTTCTACGGCTGCGAAGAGAATGCGAACTGCAAGACGCTGCAACTCGCCGCCACGTACGGCTTCGACGGTGGCAAGCGGCCGGGCGCCGATGTGCTGCATGAATTCGATCGCGCGCATCGTTACACGCGGACCTATCTTGACGAAGAGGGCGATCCGTGGATCGAGATGGACGTGCAGGTCAAAGACGGTCCGATCGAGCGCGAGGAGTTCGACGAAGCGCTGGACATCTTCCTGTCCAACAATGGCCGCTTCCTCGAACTGATCGATTTCTAGGCGATGCTATAGCGGGAGGCGGCGGACGATATTAGCCTGAAGCGGCGCATCTCCTTGCAAAAGACCGTTTTCGTCGAACCGATCCCATTGGGGGTTCGAGATATATAGCAGCGCTCCATTCACCAACTGGCCGGTCGTCGGTTCGCCCCATTCCCCGTGCGCCCGCTCCAGTGTCGTCGCACGCGTAATCCTTGTCCCGTCCGTCGACAGGGTGAAGGCCATTATTCGATGTGGCGAGACGCCATTCTGGATTGCAATCAGTCCATGCTCTTCGTGAAGAAAGAGGCCATCGACACCATCAAGCATCAGGTTTTCCGGGCCATCGATGCGGTAGGCTAAGCGCGATTCAAGGGCGAACAGCGCCAGCCCGTAGCTATAGTCGGAAATGTATGCGTATCTGCCGGACGGGTGTAGTGCGATCCCTTGCGGCGAGCGGAACGTCAGTTCTTCATCGAGACGTTCAACCGTTTCGGCCCCAGTCGCGAATCGATAGATGCCGCCACCCAAGCTGTCGCTGGCGAAAACGCTGCCATCTGCCGCGACTGTAACGTCATTGAGCGAGGTCGCTGCCGCCGGAATGCGCCGTGCTTCGGCCAACGTATCGATGTCGACGGCGACGAGACCGACAAAGGCGTCAGCCTCTTCGCCCATTCGACCCATCGTCACCCATAAGAGACGTCGGCTGGCATCGATCGCCAGCCCCATTGGCCGTCCACCGCCTGCCAAAGCCACTTCGTGCCATTCAGCGGCGTCCTGGCTGGTGATCAGCGTGCTATCGGCAATCGACATCGAGAAGTAGCGCGACGTGCTGACATCGTAGGCGATGCTTTCACTTAGCGGAAATTCCGGGGGTATGAGTGCCGCAATGTCACTGGCTTCGACCGGCGCAACTTTCCCTACCAACGCCGCGCGATATGCAGCCATTACCGGACCGGGCATGATGGTTTCGAGCTGGGCCTGCGCGCCGTCGGAAAGCGCAAAGCCGAAGGCACCGAGCCGCTGCAAAGCGGGCTGTGCGAATACACGCTCTTCTTCGACCTCGAAGGCGCGGCCAAGCAGCCTGCGCTGCACCGACGCACTGTTAGGATAGGGCAACATTGAGAGGCCGGGCCCGGTATGCACGCGTCCAGCCTGGCCTGTGGGCGTCCACGGCTCCAGAATTGATAAGTCTACTACCGACGGTTCCGGCGCGACTACGATACCGGCCCGCGCCACAGGCCCGCATCCGGCGAGCAGCGAAGCAATCAGTGCACCAGCAATAAAACGCATTTGAGCCCCTCCTCTATCGGAGGGCGCGTGCCACCAGCTTGTGCAGCTTGCTATGGAGATCTCCGTTAGCGGCCAGATATTCTCGGCGAGCGACCATCCGGTCCTGCCCGCGATAATCGGTCACGAAGCCGCCGGCTTCCTTGACCAGCAGCATGCCGGCAGCAACGTCCCACAGGTCGAGATCGTCTTCCCAGAAGCCGTCCATGCGGCCCGCCGCGACCCAGGCGAGATCGAGGCTGGCGGCACCGAAACGCCGAATACCCGACACTTCAGGGCCCACCGCGCCATAAATGCGGTTCCACTGCACCACGTTGCCGCGACCGAAATGGGGCAGTCCCGTTCCGATTAATGCCTCGCTCAAATCGCGCCGTGCCGATACCCTCAGGCGCTGGTCCTGTAGCCAGGCTCCGCGACCCTTCTCGGCCCAGAAGCTATCGTCGGTCAGCGGCTGGTAGACGAGGCCCTGCGTGACTTCAGGGCGCCCTTGCGCGTCCTTACTCTCTACTGCAATCGAGATGGCGAAATGCGGGATGCCGTGGAGGAAGTTGGAGGTGCCGTCGAGCGGATCGACGATCCAGCGCGGCTTGTCGGGGTCGCCTTCGATCGTGTCACCCTCTTCCATCACAACGCCCCAATCGGGGCGCGCGTGGAGCAATTCCTCGACGATGGTGCGCTCGGCGCGCTCGTCCGCCATCGACACGAAGTCGGCCGGTCCCTTCTTGGAGACCTGCAATTGTTCGACTTCGTTGAAGTCGCGGCGAAGACGCGGCGCCGCCTTCCGGGCAGCGCGCTCCATCACGGTGATCAGTCCGCTGTGCGAAACCATTATTGCACCTCGTTGGTGGCGGCATCACCCGCGGGCGGCGCATTGCCAGCTGCAACCTGTGCCAGGCCCTCGAGCGCTGCCGACATCGCATCGAGCCGGTCCTTCTGGTCGACAATACCGTGGCGCGACGCGAGCCAGGCCGGATCGTTGTAGGCGATCACCGTCGCGCCGTCCTTGGCGTACACAGCCATGCGCTGCGGCAGATCGAGCGCCGCTTCGGGGGCTTCCTGCATCAGCGGCGTGCCGGCTTCGGGCTTGCCGAAGAAGATCACGGTCGCGGGCGGCAGTTCAAGGTCGACCTTGCCTGCATTTTCCTGGTGGTTGAGTTTGGCAACGATGCCGAAACCGGCCTCTTCCAACGCGGCTTCAAGCCGCTGGACCGTCGTCGCGACATCATCCGGGCTTTCGAGCGTGATGACGCCGTTCCCGTATGAAGAGATGGCCGCGCCCTCGGCTTCGGTTTGCGTCGTCGCGTTGCCGACCGTTTCGTCCTCGGCATTGCCAAGCACGTCAGCGGCATCGCCGCAGCCGGCGAGCAGCAACGCGGTCGAGAGGATCAGCGTACGCATCAGTCGGCGCGCTTCACGTAACTGCTGTCACGAGTATCGACGACAACCCGCGTGCCGCTTTCGATGTGCGGCGGGACCATGATACGCACGCCATTGTCGAGCACGGCAGGCTTGTAGCTGGACGAAGCCGTCTGGCCCTTGACCACCGCATCGGCCTCGACGATTTCGGCTTCGATCTGATCAGGCAGCTGCACGCTGATCGGCTTTTCTTCATAGAGTTCGATAATGACATCCATGCCATCCTGCAGGAAGGCAACCTGGTCACCGATGTCTTCGCTCGGGATGGTGATCTGCTCGTAGGTATCCTTGTCCATGAAGGTCAGCATGTCGCCGTCAGCGAACAGATACTGGTAATCCTTGGTGTCGAGGCGCACGCGCTCGACGCTTTCGGCGGAGCGGAAGCGCACGTTGTTCTTGCGCCCGTCGATCATGTTCTTGAGCTCGACCTGCATATAGGCACCGCCCTTTCCGGGCTGGGTATGCTGGATCTTGACGGCCTTCCAGATGCCGCCTTCATATTCGATGATGTTCCCGGGACGAATGTCCACACCGCTGATCTTCATATCGATCTGCCTATCTGCTGCCTACGAGTTGAAAGAGCTGGAGCGCACGGGCGTTCCAATTGCTCCGCGCCCTAGCCTGCCGCGTCACTTCCCGCAAGCAGCGGATAGGGATTGACCGGTCGCCCTTCCCACCAGCCTTCCTCGGGCTCCATGCGGTGGATTGCAAAATGAAGGTGCGGCGCATCGGCCGCGGCATTGCCCGTCGAACCCACCGTCCCGATGGGATCGCCAATACCAATCCGCTGTCCTTCCTTCAGCCCGTCCGCGTAGGCGTCGAGATGGGCATAATAATAGATCCAGCGCTTGTCGTTGGAGCGGACATAGGCACTGATCCCGCCGCCGCCTTCGGAGAAATAGAGTTTTTCGATCACGCCTGCCGACGCCGATATGACCGGCGTGCCGCGCGGAGCCATGATATCGATCGCATCGTGCCGCCGCGCGCCGCCGGCCCGCGCCTGGGTGAAGGTGTCGACGAGCGCTTCGGGCGAAACGCCGGCAACGGGCACGGCCAGGCCAGCAGGGCCGATTTCGATCGAGTTGGCAGCGCGCGTTTGCGGATCGGCATCGGGATCCAGGCGAAGCGTGTCGCGCCGATCGAGCCCTGCTTCTGCCACGCTCACTTCGCCGTCGTGTATCGGATTGGGCTCGATGGTCTCGGGCGCCGCCGCCTCGGCCTGGGCGGTCTCCGGTGCTGGTCCGACAAAGCCGGCTTTCACCGCGACAAACCATCCCATGCTCGTCAGCAAGGCGGTCACGATCACTGTGAGAAATGTTCGCATGAGGCCCTCTCCTTTCACCGCATAACGCGGCAAGGCGCGGCTTTATCCCTCAAGCGTCTCGGCAAAGGCTGCGACTGCCGCCCTAGGATCATCCGCCTGCCATACGGCTGACGATACTGCCAGGAAGTCCGCGCCGGCGCGCACCAGCGGCTTAGCATTCTCGGCGGTGATGCCCCCGATCGCCACGCACGGCAATTCGAACAGGCTCGACCACCAGCTCAGGACCCCGGGATCGGGCCGGTGCCCACTCGGTTTGGTCGGGCTATCGTGAAAGGCACCGAAGGCGACATAATCGGCCCCCGCTTCGCCCGCTTCCATGGCAAGGTGGCGCGAGGCATGGCAGGTCACGCCGATCTGCACCGAGGGGCCGAGCTCGGCGCGCGCCTCGCGTACCTCGCCATCGCCTTGGCCCAGATGCACGCCATCAGCGTTAAGGCGCTTGGCCATGGCGATATCGTCGTTGACGATAAATGCGACGTCTTTCTCGACGCAGACTTCCTGCAGCGGCTTGGCCAGGACGGCCAGCTCGTGACTGCCGACGCCCTTCACGCGCAGCTGGAACGCCGCAACGTTGCCGCCCGCGATCGCAGCGCGCAGTCGGTCAGGAAAGTCTCCGCCGACGTCCTGCGGGCTGATCAGGTATAGCTGCGATGGATGCGTCCGCTCGGGCGCCTCGAAAATTGAGAAATCGAAATCGTCACTCATGCGCGCGGCCTTAGCCGTTGCAGACGCTCGCTGCATAGATGTCATCGATAGCCGCGCCGAGCGCCGCATCGAACTCTTCATCATCCATGTCGGCGCGAAGGTCCTGCAACAGCGCGCGGCTGAAGCTGGCAATCATACCGCGATTCCTGGCTAGCTTGGCATTGGCCTCTTCGCGCTCGTAGCCGCCCGAAAGCGCAACGACGCGGATAACGCGCGGATGCGCGACCAGCGGCGCATAGAGGTCATCTTCGACCGGCAAAGACAATTTGAGCATCACGCGCTCGCCATCGGGCAGCGCATCGAGATTGCGGTGGATATGCTTGAGCACCAGCGCATCGCACTCGGCGCGGCTCTCGCTCTTCAGGTTCACTTCGGGTTCGACGATCGGCACCAGGCCGTGCCCGATGATCTGGCGCGCGAACATGAATTGCTGGTCGACGTTGGCGGCGATGCCATCTTCGTTCGCTTCGTGGATGACAGAGCGCATCTTGGTGCCGAAAATGCCCTTCGAGACTGCGTCTTCGCACATTTCAACGAGGGTCGGCATCGGCTTCATCATCTGGACGCCGTTGGTCTCGTCCTCGAGCCCCTTGTCGACCTTGAGGAAGGGCACCACGCCGCGCTCCCACAGCAAATGCGGCACGGGTTTGCCGCCGGCTTCGCCGTTCATCGTCTTTTCGAACAGGATCGCACCCAGAACCTTCTGGCCGTCAAAACTCGGGGCGGTGACGATGCGGCTGCGCATGTCGTGGATGAGCGTGAACATCTCGTCTTCGCTGTTCCAGGCGTCTTCCTCCAACCCGTAGGCCCGCAGCGCTTTGGGCGTCGACCCGCCCGACTGGTCCAGCGCGGCAATGAAACCGGCGCCGCCAACCATCTGCGCCATCATCTTCGGATCGGTGCTCATCGTGAATCTGCTCCCTTGCAAAGCCGCATACGTATGCAGCGCGCCTAGCCGCCCCGCCCCGCCTTCGCAACCACTGTGAACGCTCACAGGCGGAACAAAATCGACTAGCGTAGCGCTGGCAGAGAAAGGAGGGCTAAACCGCCATGCTCAGCCAAACCCAATCGAAGATTTGCGACGCCATCGAGACCGATTTTTCGGGCCTCAAGGCCTG
This window contains:
- a CDS encoding NADH-quinone oxidoreductase subunit D — translated: MTTKVEIQTFPDAEGVDLDQPNTAGDETISNYTINFGPQHPAAHGVLRLIMELDGEIVERVDPHVGLLHRGTEKLIEYKTYAQALPYFDRLDYCSPMCMEHSYVLAVEKLLGIEVPLRAQYIRVLMAELTRISNHMLNLGSHVMDVGAMTPNLWLFEVREDTMQLYEAVSGARMHANYFRVGGVHQDIPEKVLAEISDFLDKRMPLFEDAISLVADNRIFKQRNVDIGVVSKEDALAWGFSGPMIRASGIPWDLRKSQPYEVYDRMDFDVPVGTKGDCYDRFMVRVEEVRQSARIMRQCLAEMPSGPIGSLDRKVFPPKRGEMKQSMEALIHHFKLYTEGYHVPAGEVYVATESPKGEFGVYLVADGTNKPYRCKIRPTAFSHLQAMDFMMKGHMLADTTAVLSAIDVVFGECDR
- a CDS encoding complex I 24 kDa subunit family protein, producing MANRHFAADTPELRAQWGGFTWDDVAQAEADKILAKYPAGRQASACLPFLDLAQRQVGRMTDTQGWLPVPVIEFVAKSLDMPVVRVMEVASFYTMYNLVPVGRYHVQVCGTTPCMLRGAESIIEACQARGMERGHTTEDGLFTLTEVECMGTCANAPMFQINDDNYEDLTAESAGAILDALAAGQEPKTGSQTGRQASCPEGGPTSLKKMAERNYDYRGQW
- the nuoG gene encoding NADH-quinone oxidoreductase subunit NuoG, whose protein sequence is MPKLTVDGVELEVPQGATVLQACELAGKEIPRFCYHERLSIAGNCRMCLVEVKPGPPKPQASCALPAADGQEIRTDTPMVKKAREGVMEFLLINHPLDCPICDQGGECDLQDQAMSYGRGYSRFDENKRAVDDKYMGPIVKTAMTRCIQCTRCVRFTEEVAGTNDMGMYFRGEDAEITTFLESAVATELSGNVVDLCPVGALLSKPYAFQARPWEMKKVPGIDVMDAVGTNIRMDVRGRQVLRILPRINDAVNEEWAHDKTRHHVDALVRGRLDRPWVRENGKLREAGWDEALTIFADQLGAAKSKVAAIAGDLVDAETMYAAKALLSAQKGTMFEGRQTGLDYDVSNLGAVRFNTPIAEIENADVILIAGSNLRWEASLVNTRVRKAVRRGAKVFAIGPQVELTYPVEWVGEGVEALAKLPKAVTKAFAGAEKPVMIVGPAVLAAGAQGTAQAAAATLGVIKDGWNGYNVLHTAASRLAGLMLGYAQPGGLADVIAAKPKLVLMLGADEVSADAFPKAFKVYVGHHGDKGAALADLVLPGASYAEKHGTYVNIEGRVQRGEKAVFAPGDAREDWSIFRAVSEKTGKPLKFDNFHQLRAAMIADHPELGVDDGEIIAMDFALPKLEVAKDGALGCPIADFYLTNAICRASPTMQRCSAELVHGEDFAEAAE
- the nuoF gene encoding NADH-quinone oxidoreductase subunit NuoF yields the protein MTSLTDKDRIFTNVYGFQEPWLKAAQMRGDWDNTAKLMELGQDTIIEMVKDSGLRGRGGAGFPTGVKWGFMPKEPTPGRPNFLVINADESEPGSCKDREIIRHDPHKLIEGALLSSFAMRARAAYIYIRGEYIQEAIAMQRAIDEAYEAGLLGKNAAGSGYDFDLFLHRGAGAYICGEETAMLESLEGKKGQPRLKPPFPAGAGLYGCPTTVNNVESIAVVPTILRRGAEWFKSFGRENNAGTKLFQISGHVEKPCVVEEAMSIPFRELIEKHCGGITGGWDNLLAVIPGGSSVPLVPAKDIMDCPMDFDGLKEQGSGLGTAAVIVMDKSTDIVKAISRISYFYKHESCGQCTPCREGTGWMWRTMEKLRTGDVAPGTIDRLLDVTKQVEGHTICALGDAAAWPIQGLIRHFRPEMERRIAEHGDELEAAE